In Terriglobus aquaticus, the genomic window CGTGCGCTCCAACTTGTCGAGCGTGATGTCGGGTCGATTCTCAAGGAGATTGCACATCCATTCCTCATGCACTTCGGCAGACCAGTGGGCACGAAAGGTTCCCGTCAATGCCAGGTACATGAGGAAGTTCCGCAGCCCCGCAGGGTAGAGGACATTGGCGTCGAAGAAGGCCCCGAGTGTCGCCACGAATCAGATCCCGATCTCCTGGTCGTAAGCAACAAGTTCACTGAGAGCGGCAAGCCGCTCGGCGTGGGCTTTCCGTTTGTACGCCATGAGGGACTCGAAACGCACCCTGCGATGGGTGCCAACTTTGCGGTATTCGATCTTGCCTTCGTCCAACATTTGGATCAGGGAAGGGCGCGAGATGCTGAGCATGTCGGCTGCCTCCTGGGTCGTCAATTCGGCGTGGACCGGGATAACCGTGACCGTGTTTCCGCGTCCCATTTCGTCGAGGATTCCGACCAGCATCTTGAGGGCGGAAGCGGGGAGAACGACCGTCTCATCTTCGGGTGCTCCGACGACCCGGAGGCGAAGCGGGGTTTTCGAGCGAAGCCGGGAGGAGAGTAGACGGCTGGTTTCCTCGGCCTGCTTGGCCTCGGACGGCGTGGGTAAAATCTGGGTCAGAAGGGCTTCCGGCACGGTTTTAACCTCGTCTTATTATGGCTTCTATTCGTAGCAAACGCAACCAATCGAAGCATTCGCGGAGCGTTTTTGACCACAGCTCTGCCGCGTTGAAGCAGTGGTTTAGGGCAGAGGTCGTGGGTTTGGACCCACGGGTCCGATAAGGGTCCAATAACTGTTCCTTGCTGTTCCCAATAGCGCTAAAACGGGCCATCCGCTACGCATTGTTTCAGCTAGTTACAGTTTTCCGGTTCACTGTCACGGCAGAGGTCGCGGGTTCGAGCCCCGTCGTCCCCGCCACTAAGTCACTCGGAACGAGTAGGTTAGTGGCACCCCAGCAAGAAAGCCAAATACTTCAACATCACAGAACATCATCCACTTTTGAATGCCGGAAGTGTGCAAGCCGACGAGCTCTGTGACGTAAGCACGTTGGGCGGCGGGCCGGATGATCTTCTCCATCATCATGTTGGACCGCAGGGCTTCGTTCCGTTCGGGAGGAAGCTTCGAGCCTTACCGATGCTTCGAATGTGCGGCAGCAGGGAACCCGTGTTGGGAACTGGCTCATGAAGGAGCAGGCAAGGGGACTGCTTGCTGTTCCCGATCGCGCGGCCGTGAAGGGCTAGCGAAGGCTACGCGATTCTCTCCCTCCTTGTCGGCTACGCTCTGCGATCGCGATGAATGACATGATGGACGCCCGCGCTTCGGAAACAG contains:
- a CDS encoding helix-turn-helix domain-containing protein, encoding MPEALLTQILPTPSEAKQAEETSRLLSSRLRSKTPLRLRVVGAPEDETVVLPASALKMLVGILDEMGRGNTVTVIPVHAELTTQEAADMLSISRPSLIQMLDEGKIEYRKVGTHRRVRFESLMAYKRKAHAERLAALSELVAYDQEIGI